A window of the Chryseobacterium arthrosphaerae genome harbors these coding sequences:
- a CDS encoding TolC family protein encodes MKKVWIIVFGLSYLGVSAQKKWSLKECVSYAVEHNLQVIQNQYTKQSQEYNLKMAKKEYLPSVSGNMTNGVSFGQASLGTGSIRNDRFNNSVSIMADMMIYNNGRIEKTVRKAQFDVEASQYDIETIKNDISLQIAQQYLTALLNKEIVKISQSAVENAKKQADRAKITTQVGTTAQTVLAEAEAALAREKQNLKTAEVNVGRALFAIAQLLQLTDYKDFDVEDVNVPETLDSQLTTADEVLKTAYEIQPQIKAAESRIRAAEAQTEVNKTSFWPSLSASAGLSTFYNNLLNNSNLGGQQNSFFQQYDDNFGQNVGLSLRIPIFNKGITKLQVEQSRLNESVAKNTLEQQKQTVRQNVQKAQFDADANYENYLAAVEAEKSSKLALDFADKSYAAGRTTIYDVNVARNNYANAQGSVAQAKYNYLFSLKLLNFYAGIPLSL; translated from the coding sequence ATGAAAAAAGTTTGGATCATCGTTTTTGGATTAAGTTATCTGGGGGTAAGTGCCCAGAAGAAATGGTCCTTAAAAGAATGTGTAAGCTATGCAGTGGAGCATAATCTTCAGGTTATCCAAAATCAATATACCAAACAGAGCCAGGAATATAATCTTAAAATGGCCAAAAAAGAATATCTTCCCTCTGTATCAGGTAATATGACCAATGGTGTAAGCTTCGGGCAGGCATCGTTAGGTACGGGGAGTATCCGTAATGACAGGTTTAATAATTCTGTGAGCATTATGGCCGATATGATGATCTACAATAACGGGAGAATCGAAAAGACTGTGAGAAAGGCCCAGTTTGATGTAGAAGCAAGCCAATATGATATTGAAACCATTAAAAATGATATCTCTCTACAGATCGCCCAGCAATATCTGACTGCGCTGCTGAACAAAGAGATTGTAAAAATTTCCCAGAGTGCGGTAGAAAATGCCAAAAAACAAGCTGACAGAGCTAAAATAACAACCCAGGTAGGAACAACTGCCCAAACGGTTCTTGCAGAAGCAGAAGCAGCTTTGGCCAGAGAAAAACAAAATCTTAAAACTGCAGAAGTAAATGTGGGCAGAGCATTATTTGCCATTGCTCAGCTTTTACAGCTTACTGATTATAAGGATTTTGATGTAGAAGACGTAAATGTTCCGGAAACACTTGACTCACAACTGACTACAGCGGATGAGGTGCTTAAAACGGCCTATGAGATACAGCCGCAGATCAAAGCTGCAGAAAGCAGAATAAGAGCCGCAGAAGCTCAGACTGAAGTTAATAAAACATCTTTCTGGCCGTCACTGAGTGCCAGTGCAGGACTTTCAACTTTCTATAATAACCTGTTGAATAACAGTAATCTGGGTGGACAGCAAAATTCTTTTTTCCAGCAATATGATGATAACTTCGGTCAAAATGTAGGTTTATCACTCAGAATTCCTATTTTTAATAAAGGAATTACAAAACTGCAGGTTGAGCAATCCAGACTGAATGAGAGTGTGGCTAAAAATACACTTGAACAACAGAAACAAACCGTAAGACAGAATGTACAGAAGGCACAGTTTGATGCTGATGCCAATTATGAAAATTACCTGGCAGCCGTAGAAGCAGAGAAAAGCTCCAAGCTGGCGCTTGACTTTGCAGACAAAAGCTACGCTGCAGGAAGAACGACGATTTATGACGTTAATGTAGCAAGAAATAATTATGCAAATGCACAGGGATCAGTAGCGCAGGCGAAATATAATTATCTTTTCAGCCTTAAACTGTTGAATTTCTATGCGGGAATTCCACTAAGTTTGTAA
- a CDS encoding SprT-like domain-containing protein yields MSIQSLEKYLPQNTLKYLRIWFSEYYIHIKVTRNRNSKLGDYRKLPDNSHEITVNSTLTPQLFFFVLTHELAHLIAFEKYGRRISPHGNEWKETFRNMLLESLEVYDEDLKPIIIRFSKSPKANFMASPDLVRYFHTEKQDDSLQFIEELQKGEFFIYRNEKYLFEGLVKKNYLCQNLATGRKYSFKPLARVEKCS; encoded by the coding sequence ATGTCTATCCAATCATTAGAAAAATACTTACCACAAAACACACTCAAATACTTAAGAATATGGTTCTCAGAATACTATATTCACATTAAAGTTACACGAAACAGAAATTCCAAGCTGGGAGATTACAGAAAGCTTCCGGATAATTCCCATGAGATTACAGTCAATTCCACATTGACTCCGCAGCTTTTTTTCTTTGTACTGACCCATGAGCTGGCACACCTGATTGCCTTTGAAAAATACGGACGGAGAATCTCTCCTCATGGCAATGAATGGAAAGAGACCTTCAGAAATATGCTTTTGGAAAGTCTTGAAGTATATGATGAAGACCTGAAGCCTATCATCATAAGATTTTCAAAATCCCCTAAGGCCAATTTTATGGCAAGCCCTGATCTGGTAAGGTATTTTCATACTGAAAAACAGGATGATAGTCTCCAGTTTATCGAGGAACTTCAGAAAGGGGAATTCTTTATATACCGCAACGAAAAGTATTTATTCGAAGGTCTGGTTAAAAAAAACTATCTTTGTCAGAACCTGGCTACCGGAAGGAAGTATTCTTTCAAGCCTTTGGCCAGGGTAGAAAAATGTAGCTAA
- a CDS encoding mannose-1-phosphate guanylyltransferase: MLKSDRYCVIMAGGIGSRFWPMSTQKFPKQFQDILGTGRTMIQQTYDRISKVIPKEHIFVITNKEYVALSHQQLPEVPEENIVGEPLMKNTAACNLYMANKIAEINPDATMIVLPADHLILKEDVFLEKVELAFDVAANHDYLVTLGITPTRPDTGYGYIQFVEKKGSEYFKVKTFTEKPILEIAQSFLESGDFLWNAGIFVWNVKSIHHAFEMYLPEMMQHFMACEYNSEKENNCIELIYPKVQKISIDNGILEKAKNVYVIPSDLGWSDLGTWTSVYENTEKDENGNAVKLKHLLAYNSKGNIIRLKNNNKAVIIDGLDNYIVVDTDKALLICPRDNDQLIKDYVLDLKNFKKGDKFM, translated from the coding sequence ATGTTAAAATCAGATAGATACTGTGTTATAATGGCAGGAGGGATCGGAAGCCGGTTCTGGCCGATGAGTACGCAGAAATTTCCAAAACAGTTTCAGGATATTTTAGGAACCGGACGCACCATGATTCAGCAGACCTATGACCGGATCAGTAAGGTAATTCCTAAAGAGCACATATTCGTGATTACGAATAAAGAGTACGTCGCACTTTCCCATCAGCAGCTTCCTGAAGTTCCTGAAGAAAATATTGTGGGCGAGCCTCTTATGAAAAATACAGCAGCCTGTAACCTGTATATGGCCAACAAAATTGCTGAAATTAACCCGGATGCAACCATGATTGTACTTCCGGCAGATCACCTGATCCTAAAAGAGGATGTGTTTTTGGAAAAAGTGGAGCTTGCCTTTGACGTGGCTGCAAATCACGATTACCTGGTAACATTGGGCATTACCCCTACAAGACCTGATACCGGCTACGGATACATTCAGTTTGTGGAGAAAAAGGGATCGGAATATTTTAAAGTAAAAACATTTACGGAAAAACCTATCCTTGAAATTGCTCAAAGCTTTTTGGAAAGTGGGGATTTCCTTTGGAATGCAGGAATATTTGTATGGAATGTAAAAAGCATTCACCATGCCTTTGAGATGTATCTTCCTGAAATGATGCAGCATTTTATGGCTTGTGAATATAATTCCGAGAAGGAAAATAACTGCATAGAACTGATTTATCCTAAAGTTCAGAAAATTTCTATCGATAACGGGATATTGGAAAAGGCAAAAAATGTATACGTAATCCCTTCAGATTTAGGGTGGAGCGACCTTGGAACCTGGACCTCCGTTTATGAAAATACGGAAAAGGACGAAAACGGAAATGCTGTAAAGCTGAAACACTTACTGGCCTACAACTCGAAAGGAAATATTATTCGTTTAAAAAACAATAACAAGGCCGTGATCATCGACGGGCTTGATAATTATATCGTAGTAGATACAGACAAAGCTCTTCTGATCTGCCCGCGTGATAATGACCAGCTGATTAAGGATTATGTTCTTGATTTAAAGAATTTTAAAAAGGGCGATAAGTTTATGTAA
- a CDS encoding GNAT family N-acetyltransferase codes for MSLKKHPSADNTYETERLLLRPMSPREDRDFVFELYNRPKFLQYIGNRNVNSIEDAENYILNRFVPQIEKLGFGNYLLVTKEGNKKIGAVGIFQREGLEILDIGYSLLEEFEGKGYAFEAAQKVKSIALDDFGLSKISAIISKDNISSQKLIEKLGLKFQKFVTLPGENEELNYYETE; via the coding sequence ATGAGCCTAAAAAAACATCCAAGCGCAGATAATACCTATGAGACCGAACGATTACTCCTTCGTCCGATGTCTCCCCGTGAAGACAGAGATTTTGTTTTTGAACTCTATAACAGACCAAAGTTTCTTCAATATATAGGCAATCGGAATGTGAATTCCATTGAAGATGCTGAAAACTATATCCTGAACAGGTTTGTTCCACAGATAGAAAAACTGGGATTCGGGAACTATCTTCTGGTGACCAAAGAAGGGAACAAAAAAATAGGCGCTGTAGGAATATTTCAGAGAGAAGGGCTTGAAATCCTGGATATCGGATATTCTTTACTGGAAGAATTTGAAGGGAAAGGGTATGCTTTTGAGGCCGCTCAAAAGGTGAAATCCATTGCACTGGATGATTTTGGATTATCAAAAATATCTGCGATCATTTCGAAAGACAATATTTCCTCCCAGAAGCTGATCGAGAAATTAGGATTAAAATTTCAGAAATTTGTTACACTTCCCGGTGAAAACGAAGAACTCAATTATTACGAAACAGAATAA
- the bcp gene encoding thioredoxin-dependent thiol peroxidase, whose translation MLKVGDKLPEFEGINQDGETVSSSKLIGKKLVVFFYPQANTPTCTVEACNLSDNYSKLEKAGFQLLGISGDTVKKQKNFHSKFAFPYDLIADENRDIIEKFGVWQEKKTFGKTYMGIVRTTFIFDENGVCTRVIEKVTSKTAAEQILEG comes from the coding sequence ATGCTGAAAGTTGGAGACAAATTACCTGAATTTGAAGGAATCAATCAAGACGGAGAAACCGTAAGCTCATCAAAATTAATCGGAAAAAAGCTGGTCGTTTTCTTCTATCCGCAAGCGAATACACCCACCTGTACCGTGGAAGCCTGCAACCTGAGCGATAATTATTCAAAGCTTGAAAAAGCAGGATTTCAACTATTGGGAATAAGCGGAGATACCGTAAAGAAACAGAAAAATTTCCACAGCAAATTTGCATTCCCTTATGATCTTATTGCTGATGAAAACAGAGATATCATCGAAAAATTCGGGGTTTGGCAGGAGAAAAAAACGTTTGGAAAGACCTATATGGGAATTGTAAGAACGACCTTTATTTTTGATGAAAACGGGGTTTGCACCAGGGTTATTGAAAAAGTAACGTCTAAAACGGCTGCTGAGCAAATTCTGGAAGGGTAA
- the nth gene encoding endonuclease III yields MTKKQRAELVQRELDKLYPTTPIPLDHTDPYTLMVAVALSAQTTDKKVNQVTPDLFAVAGTPQRMAKLEEFEIKELIKEIGLSNTKAKNLKKMAELLLERHNGVVPQTYEELEALPGVGHKTASVVMSQGFGFPAFPVDTHIHRLMTQWKLTSGKNVVETERDAKKLFPEEVWNKLHLQIIFYGREYSPARGKGEKDFITKMMFEK; encoded by the coding sequence ATGACAAAAAAGCAAAGAGCCGAACTGGTTCAGAGAGAACTGGATAAATTATATCCTACAACGCCTATTCCGTTAGATCATACCGATCCGTATACCTTAATGGTTGCTGTAGCGCTTTCTGCACAGACCACAGATAAAAAGGTAAATCAGGTAACTCCTGACCTTTTTGCTGTAGCAGGAACTCCCCAAAGAATGGCAAAACTGGAGGAATTTGAAATCAAAGAACTGATCAAAGAAATAGGATTATCCAATACAAAGGCTAAAAACCTGAAAAAAATGGCCGAACTCTTACTTGAAAGGCATAATGGTGTTGTTCCCCAAACTTATGAAGAATTGGAAGCACTTCCGGGGGTAGGACACAAAACAGCTTCGGTGGTCATGAGTCAGGGATTCGGTTTTCCTGCTTTTCCGGTAGATACCCATATTCATCGTCTGATGACGCAATGGAAGCTCACTTCAGGGAAAAATGTAGTGGAAACAGAACGTGATGCCAAAAAGCTCTTCCCTGAAGAAGTCTGGAACAAACTTCACCTTCAGATCATTTTCTACGGAAGGGAGTATTCCCCAGCAAGGGGAAAAGGAGAGAAAGACTTCATCACCAAAATGATGTTTGAAAAATAG
- a CDS encoding DinB family protein, with product MITESLQSLYKRDLNKLKTEIEAYQKEENIWKTDKNISNSAGNLCLHLIGNLNHFIGAQLGNTGYIRHRELEFSLKDIPQAELTEKIEATAAMIDSTLSQLSDEDLKKEYPLVVFEDKMTTDYFLIHLVTHLDYHLGQINYHRRLLDI from the coding sequence ATGATCACGGAAAGCTTACAATCTCTTTACAAGAGAGATCTCAACAAATTAAAAACGGAAATAGAAGCCTATCAAAAGGAAGAAAATATCTGGAAGACTGATAAAAACATTTCCAATTCCGCAGGAAATCTATGCCTTCACTTAATAGGAAACCTCAATCATTTTATTGGGGCACAATTAGGAAATACAGGCTATATAAGGCATCGTGAGCTTGAATTTTCATTAAAAGATATACCGCAGGCTGAGCTTACCGAAAAAATTGAAGCCACTGCAGCAATGATAGATTCAACGCTTTCCCAATTATCTGATGAGGATCTCAAAAAGGAATATCCGCTTGTTGTCTTTGAAGATAAAATGACGACAGATTATTTCCTTATTCATCTGGTTACCCATCTGGACTATCATTTGGGACAGATTAATTACCACAGAAGGCTGCTTGATATTTAG